A window of Zavarzinella sp. contains these coding sequences:
- the rplF gene encoding 50S ribosomal protein L6 — protein sequence MSRIGRLPISIPAGVTVTINERTITIKGAKGTLTMEHHPGIQVKHDSAKNEIVVIRPDEDRLSRSLHGLTRTLVQNMVVGVTSGYEKRLKIEGLGYQARMDAQSIVLSVGYANQIKLTPEPGVTVSVLDKEGTQILVTGIDKQKVGQFAADIRAVRKPEPYKGKGIRYQNEEVRRKDGKSFASGG from the coding sequence ATGTCTCGTATTGGCAGATTACCGATCAGTATCCCAGCCGGGGTGACGGTAACCATCAATGAGCGAACCATCACCATCAAAGGTGCCAAAGGTACCTTAACGATGGAGCACCACCCGGGCATTCAGGTCAAGCATGATTCTGCAAAGAATGAGATCGTGGTTATCCGCCCGGATGAAGATCGGCTGAGTCGATCTCTCCACGGCTTAACTCGCACTCTTGTGCAGAACATGGTGGTCGGAGTGACCAGCGGCTACGAAAAGCGCTTGAAAATCGAGGGCTTGGGTTATCAGGCACGAATGGATGCACAGTCGATCGTGCTTTCTGTTGGCTATGCCAATCAGATTAAACTGACACCAGAACCGGGCGTTACCGTTTCTGTGCTTGACAAAGAAGGTACCCAGATTCTGGTTACTGGCATTGATAAGCAGAAGGTGGGTCAGTTTGCTGCCGACATTCGGGCAGTGCGAAAACCTGAACCTTACAAGGGGAAAGGGATTCGTTATCAGAATGAGGAAGTCCGTCGTAAAGATGGCAAATCGTTCGCCAGTGGTGGGTAA
- the rplR gene encoding 50S ribosomal protein L18, with protein MDAQKQKRIQQQRRRYRVRRAIVGTAERPRLSVFRSSKHIYAQLIDDMTGITLASASTATKDFRAKMPYGGNTKAAEEVGKLLADAAKAKGIQKAAFDRGHYRYHGRLKALADAARAAGLEF; from the coding sequence ATGGACGCTCAAAAACAGAAACGAATACAACAGCAACGTCGCCGATATCGGGTCCGCCGAGCGATTGTTGGCACCGCTGAACGTCCGCGGTTGAGTGTGTTTCGGTCTTCGAAGCACATTTATGCCCAACTGATCGACGACATGACTGGCATTACTTTGGCTTCAGCCAGCACAGCAACGAAAGATTTTCGTGCCAAGATGCCTTACGGTGGTAACACGAAAGCTGCAGAGGAAGTTGGCAAGTTGCTGGCAGACGCTGCGAAAGCCAAGGGGATCCAGAAGGCAGCTTTTGACCGTGGGCATTATCGCTACCATGGACGATTGAAAGCCCTGGCGGATGCTGCCCGTGCTGCTGGGTTAGAATTCTAA
- the rpsE gene encoding 30S ribosomal protein S5 yields the protein MAKDRDRDVRQEGYKDFVVKIRRSACVVKGGRRFSFNALVVIGDERGRVSYGYGKANEVPPAVEKALKDGESNVKRQRRVAMRGETIPHRVVGRYGATRVIMVPAGPGTGVKAGPGVREVLQACGIRNILTKVHGSTNPLNLVKATIDGLLQLRTREDVARLRGVEL from the coding sequence ATGGCGAAAGATCGAGATCGAGACGTGCGACAGGAAGGCTACAAGGACTTCGTTGTGAAGATCCGACGTAGCGCGTGCGTAGTGAAAGGTGGTCGACGGTTCAGCTTCAATGCCCTGGTGGTGATTGGTGATGAACGTGGTCGCGTTTCCTACGGTTACGGCAAAGCGAACGAAGTACCACCCGCTGTCGAAAAGGCATTGAAGGATGGTGAATCGAACGTTAAGCGTCAGCGTCGTGTGGCAATGCGTGGCGAAACGATTCCCCACCGCGTTGTCGGTCGATACGGTGCGACCCGCGTGATCATGGTTCCTGCTGGTCCTGGTACTGGTGTTAAAGCCGGTCCTGGTGTTCGTGAAGTCCTGCAGGCGTGTGGTATCCGAAATATTCTGACAAAGGTGCACGGATCAACCAATCCGCTGAACCTGGTGAAAGCAACCATTGATGGCTTGCTGCAATTGCGGACTCGCGAAGATGTCGCTCGTCTGCGTGGAGTGGAACTGTAA
- the rplO gene encoding 50S ribosomal protein L15 produces MNLTDVHAGAQKRKKKKRVGRGIGSGHGKTASRGHKGHYSSAGSEWPSAAFVGGQTPLFRRVPKRGFTNGMFALTYNVVNVGDLNDLFQDGDTVTPETLKEKGLAKKPADGVRILGTGELTRKLTVKAHHVSGSAKQKIEAKGGTIELYPKPKKPVKNKSKARPPKQANS; encoded by the coding sequence ATGAATCTGACCGATGTGCATGCCGGTGCCCAGAAACGCAAGAAGAAAAAACGCGTTGGGCGTGGGATTGGCTCTGGCCACGGCAAAACTGCCTCCCGCGGTCACAAAGGGCACTATAGCAGTGCTGGTTCCGAGTGGCCCAGCGCCGCCTTCGTTGGTGGTCAAACACCTCTGTTTCGTCGTGTGCCCAAACGTGGTTTCACGAACGGAATGTTTGCACTTACTTACAATGTCGTGAACGTTGGTGATCTCAACGATCTGTTCCAGGACGGCGACACCGTTACTCCTGAAACTTTAAAAGAAAAAGGTCTGGCGAAAAAGCCTGCCGATGGTGTCCGTATTCTGGGTACTGGCGAATTGACCCGAAAACTCACGGTGAAGGCTCACCACGTTTCGGGGTCTGCCAAACAGAAGATTGAAGCGAAAGGCGGCACGATTGAACTCTATCCGAAGCCGAAGAAACCTGTTAAGAATAAAAGTAAGGCTCGGCCGCCTAAGCAAGCAAATAGTTAA
- the secY gene encoding preprotein translocase subunit SecY: MSTFLSLFAIPELRRKIFITALFLIVYRIGFFVPLPVVNQLELGRRMAAAESGSFGQVLGLVSAFSGGSLTNACIFALGIMPYISASIILQLLAASELSPYLARLRKEPNGQKKINEYTRYLTVPITLVQATFWYRGLIASGGGGGSEALLAPGYSGGFTGFYFAFAAVLTVTVGTIFLMWVGEQIDEYGIGNGISLIIMAGIVSRIPDALRTLFLDPVTGGFKKEVFTLGAGTGDISFEKLLLMIVLFIVIIVGVILMTKAQRRIPMQSAKHVRGRRVTGGTRSFLPMKINQAGVMPVIFASSLLLVPMFLFQILAQYTGNTSISALSAAFQRNAGWIYNMSYVLLIYFFCYFWTSITFNPKEMANNLKENGSFIPGYRPGKSTAEYLEKVLLRITYVGAAFLAVIAIIPSIANSELGIDYSIATYFGGTSLLIVVSVCLDFVSKINSHLVMRGYPGLSED, from the coding sequence ATGAGTACGTTTCTTTCACTCTTCGCGATTCCGGAACTGCGGCGAAAAATCTTCATTACCGCACTTTTCCTGATCGTTTATCGAATCGGCTTTTTCGTTCCCCTACCTGTGGTGAACCAACTTGAGCTTGGCCGCCGGATGGCCGCTGCCGAATCTGGCAGTTTTGGCCAGGTGCTGGGCTTGGTATCCGCCTTCTCTGGTGGAAGTCTGACAAATGCCTGTATTTTCGCACTGGGCATTATGCCCTACATTTCTGCCTCGATCATTCTGCAACTGCTGGCTGCCAGCGAACTGAGCCCGTATCTGGCCAGATTGCGAAAAGAACCCAACGGTCAGAAAAAAATTAATGAATACACGCGTTATTTGACAGTCCCGATTACTTTGGTGCAAGCCACCTTCTGGTACCGTGGGCTGATTGCGTCTGGAGGTGGGGGAGGATCGGAAGCCCTCCTTGCGCCTGGATACTCCGGAGGGTTTACCGGCTTTTACTTTGCCTTTGCTGCGGTTCTTACTGTCACCGTGGGCACCATCTTCCTGATGTGGGTGGGTGAACAGATCGATGAATATGGCATCGGCAATGGTATTTCGCTGATCATCATGGCCGGCATTGTCAGTCGGATTCCCGATGCCTTACGCACGCTTTTCCTTGACCCTGTTACAGGTGGGTTCAAAAAGGAAGTCTTCACCCTGGGTGCGGGCACTGGTGATATCAGTTTCGAGAAGCTACTTTTGATGATTGTGCTTTTCATTGTCATCATCGTAGGTGTCATTCTGATGACCAAAGCACAACGCCGTATCCCGATGCAATCTGCGAAACATGTGCGTGGGCGCAGGGTTACTGGCGGTACGCGTTCCTTCCTGCCGATGAAAATCAATCAGGCTGGCGTGATGCCCGTGATTTTTGCCAGCAGTCTGCTGCTTGTTCCCATGTTTCTCTTCCAGATTCTGGCACAATACACCGGTAACACTTCGATTTCTGCATTGTCCGCTGCCTTCCAGCGTAATGCCGGCTGGATTTACAACATGTCCTACGTGCTGTTGATCTACTTCTTCTGTTATTTCTGGACTTCCATCACTTTCAATCCGAAAGAAATGGCGAATAACCTGAAAGAGAATGGCAGCTTCATTCCTGGGTATCGACCTGGTAAAAGTACCGCTGAATACCTCGAAAAGGTGCTGCTCCGAATTACCTATGTGGGTGCGGCCTTCCTTGCAGTCATCGCCATTATTCCGAGTATTGCGAATAGCGAACTGGGGATCGATTACTCGATCGCCACGTACTTCGGTGGTACCAGCTTGCTGATTGTGGTCAGCGTTTGCCTTGATTTTGTCTCCAAAATCAACAGCCACCTCGTGATGCGGGGTTATCCTGGTCTTTCCGAAGATTAG
- a CDS encoding adenylate kinase: MRLVLVGPPGSGKGTQAKLLKKRFDLTYIGTGDVLREAIKRKTPHGLQAEPFIKRGHLVPDDLVNELVGDLFADESRPTRFVSDGYPRTLAQARWFDQLLAGINWHVDAVLQFLVTDEEVVRRNCGRLICPRCGTVYHVTDRAPAIAGKCDHDGETLVQRPDDSEAVIRDRLTVFHDNTSKLLEYYQQQGLLRPIESVGTIDEIFERVLSSLPTTSESRAADI; encoded by the coding sequence ATGCGATTGGTTCTCGTAGGTCCGCCAGGAAGTGGGAAAGGAACTCAGGCCAAACTGTTGAAAAAACGGTTTGATCTGACCTACATCGGTACAGGTGATGTCCTGCGGGAAGCGATCAAACGCAAAACCCCACACGGCCTTCAGGCAGAACCGTTCATTAAGCGGGGGCACCTGGTACCGGATGATCTCGTTAACGAACTGGTGGGGGATCTCTTTGCCGATGAATCTCGGCCCACACGCTTTGTTTCCGATGGTTATCCACGCACGCTGGCTCAGGCTCGCTGGTTCGATCAACTTCTGGCGGGGATCAACTGGCACGTCGATGCAGTGCTGCAATTTCTCGTTACCGACGAAGAAGTTGTCCGCCGAAATTGTGGCCGTCTCATCTGCCCACGGTGCGGTACCGTTTACCATGTGACTGATCGCGCACCAGCTATTGCCGGTAAGTGCGATCACGATGGTGAAACGCTGGTTCAACGCCCCGACGATTCCGAAGCGGTGATTCGCGATCGATTAACTGTTTTTCACGACAATACCTCCAAATTACTAGAATACTACCAGCAGCAAGGGCTGCTTCGCCCCATCGAATCGGTGGGCACCATTGATGAAATTTTTGAACGAGTTTTAAGTTCGCTCCCAACCACCTCTGAAAGCCGTGCTGCAGACATCTAG
- the map gene encoding type I methionyl aminopeptidase has translation MLQTSSPHSIRLKTIEELRMMREAGKLVATALQMCRDMAKPGVSTRDIDAVVEEFYLKHNATSLFKGYKPAMSSVAYPAVTCISVNEQVVHGIPGNRILRNGDLLKVDTACKLNGWCADSAITIPIGNVRAERTRLMTVAYEVLQMAIDEIPRRRWWVDVAQRMQQHVEGAGFRMVQKYVGHGIGQTMHEAPEVPHFVNAEVIKVNNFRLEPGITLAVEPMVNMGEADVYVLPDNWTVVTKDGMPSAHVEHTLALTSHGIVVITAPPDDPRGIVPDTL, from the coding sequence GTGCTGCAGACATCTAGCCCCCATAGTATTCGCCTGAAAACCATTGAAGAGCTTCGCATGATGCGGGAGGCTGGCAAACTTGTTGCCACCGCACTGCAAATGTGCCGCGACATGGCAAAACCAGGCGTCAGCACCCGCGACATCGATGCCGTGGTGGAAGAGTTTTACCTCAAACACAACGCCACTTCGCTGTTCAAAGGCTACAAACCAGCGATGTCTTCGGTGGCTTACCCCGCAGTCACCTGCATTTCCGTCAACGAACAGGTGGTCCACGGCATCCCTGGCAATCGCATTCTCCGAAATGGCGATTTACTCAAGGTCGATACTGCCTGCAAACTCAATGGCTGGTGTGCGGATTCTGCAATCACGATCCCCATCGGCAACGTGCGTGCGGAACGCACCCGCTTGATGACCGTGGCCTACGAGGTGCTGCAAATGGCCATCGACGAAATCCCACGCCGTCGCTGGTGGGTGGACGTTGCTCAACGGATGCAACAACACGTCGAAGGTGCCGGCTTTCGCATGGTGCAGAAATACGTTGGCCATGGCATCGGCCAGACCATGCATGAAGCCCCCGAAGTCCCTCATTTTGTGAATGCGGAAGTGATCAAAGTCAACAATTTCCGGCTTGAACCAGGGATTACCCTGGCGGTGGAACCCATGGTAAACATGGGCGAAGCCGATGTCTATGTGTTGCCGGATAACTGGACGGTCGTCACCAAAGATGGCATGCCGAGTGCCCACGTGGAGCACACGCTGGCACTGACCAGCCACGGTATCGTGGTGATTACCGCACCCCCGGATGACCCGCGTGGGATCGTTCCAGATACGTTATAA